A genome region from Erythrolamprus reginae isolate rEryReg1 chromosome 4, rEryReg1.hap1, whole genome shotgun sequence includes the following:
- the LOC139167108 gene encoding vitelline membrane outer layer protein 1-like, which translates to MVSVGLSARAALLLTIFCCPWITDSRKYSSELKVPNGGVWGEWGPASFCTSGCAVGFAQKVDKHQPLADNTAVNGIRLYCKDDIEIESKVGPWGEWNGNEMCHKGCLVSFSLKVDSHQGIYDDTSVNNIQFKCSDGIGLRGIANKNGKFGPWSKKCRSGGICGMRTRVEDSQGPFGDDTALNDVVFYCCQ; encoded by the exons ATGGTTTCTGTGGGTCTCTCTGCCAGAGCTGCCCTTCTCTTGACTATCTTCTGCTGCCCGTGGATTACTGACTCTCGAAAATATTCTTCCGAGCTCAAAGTGCCAAATGGGGGAGTCTGGGGTGAATGGGGTCCAGCTTCATTTTGTACTTCTGGCTGTGCTGTTGGCTTCGCCCAGAAG GTGGATAAACATCAACCTCTAGCTGACAATACAGCTGTGAATGGAATCCGCTTGTACTGCAAAGATGACATAGAAATTGAGTCTAAAGTTGGACC GTGGGGGGAGTGGAACGGAAATGAAATGTGCCATAAAGGCTGCctggtttctttttctctgaaaGTGGACAGTCATCAAGGAATTTATGATGATACATCAGTTAACAACATCCAGTTCAAGTGCAGTGATGGTATTGGCCTGAGAGGCATTGCCAATAAAAATGGTAAATTTGGCCCATGGAGTAAGAAATGCCGTTCAGGAGGTATATGTGGAATGAGAACAAGGGTGGAAGATTCACAGGGCCCTTTTGGTGATGACACAGCACTCAATGATGTGGTTTTTTACTGCTGTCAATAA